GCGCGAGGACTACGACCACTGGGCCGCGCTCGGCAACACGGGCTGGGGCTACGACGACGTGCTGCCCTACTTCATCAAGTCCGAGGGGAACCAGCGCGGCGCCGACGCCTTCCACGGCGGCGACGGACCGCTGAAGGTCTCGGACATCGCAGCGAAGCACGAACTCATCGAAGCCTTCATCGACGGTGCGCAGCAGACCGGCGTGCCGCGCACCGAAGACTTCAACGGCGCTGGCCAGGAAGGCGCGGGCTACTACCAGCTGACCACGCACAGGGGCTGGCGCTGCAGCACGGCCAAGGCCTACCTCACGCCTGCGAAGCACCGCTCCAACCTGCGCATCGAGACGGACGCGCTCGCGGGCAAGCTCGTGTTCGAAGGCCGGCGCGCCGTTGGCATCACCTACCGGCAAGGCGGCGAGCTCAAGACCGCGCGCTGCCGCGCCGAGGTGCTGCTCTCGGCCGGCTCGATCCAGTCGCCGCAGTTGCTGCAGCTCTCGGGCATCGGGCCGCGCGCGCTGCTCGATCGCTTCGGCATTCCCGTGGTGCACGAACTGGCCGGCGTCGGCGAGAACCTGCAGGACCATCTGCAGATCCGCCTTGGCTACGAGTGCACGAAGCCCATCACCACCAACGACCAACTCAACTCGTGGGCCGGCCAGATCGGCATGGGCATGGAGTGGCTGCTGCACCGCACCGGCCCGCTCGCGGTCGGCATCAACCAGGGCGGCTGCTTCATGCGTGCGCTGAAGGATGAACGCGGCAACCCCGTGGCCGCCACGCCCGACATCCAGTTCCACGTGGCCACGCTCTCGGCCGACATGGCCGGCGGCAAGGTGCATCCGTATTCGGGCTTCACGATGTCGGTGTGCCAGCTGCGGCCCGAGTCGCGCGGGCACATCCGCATCCGCTCGCTCGATGCGGCCGAGCCGCCCGAGATGCAGCCCAACTACCTCGCCACCGCGCTCGACCGCGCGACCACCGTGGCCGGCGTGAAGGCCGCGCGCGCCATTGCCGATGCGCCCGCGATGCGCCCCTACGTGAAGCGCGAAGTGAAGCCCGGCCCCGCGGCTGCGAGCGACGAAGACCTGCTCGAGTTCTGCCGCAACAACGGCGCCACCATCTTCCACCCCACCGGCACCTGCCGCATGGGCAGCGATCCGCTCGCCGTCGTCGATGCGCGCCTTCGCGTGCACGGCATCGCGGGCCTGCGGGTCATCGATTGCTCGGCGATGCCGACGCTGGTGTCGGGCAACACCAACGCACCCGCCGTGATGATGGCCGAGAAGGCCGTCGACCTGATCAGAGAGGACGCCAGGCAGTAGCACCCGAAGGCCCGAAGAGGCCGCCCCGACAACAACGCATTGGAGACAAACACATGAGCGCAACCGACGAGAAAGCGATTCGCAGGGTGGTCATCTCCGCCCTGGTGGGCGCCACCATCGAGTGGTATGACTTCTTTTTGTACGGCGTGGTGGCCGGCATCGTGTTCAGCAAGCTGTACTTTCCGGGCAGCGACCCGGTGGTGTCGGTGCTGCTGGCCTACACGACCTTCGCGGTGGGCTTCGTCACGCGTCCGCTGGGCGGCGTGATCTTCGGCCACTTCGGCGACAAGATCGGCCGCAAGAGCATGCTCATCATCACGCTGATGATCATGGGCGTGGCCACCTTCCTCATCGGCCTGGTGCCCACCTATGCGCAGATCGGCATTGCGGCGCCCGTGCTGCTGTTGCTGCTTCGCGTGGCGCAGGGCATTGGCCTCGGCGGCGAATGGGGCGGCGCGGTGCTCATGGCGTATGAATACGCGCCGAAGGACAAGCGCGGCTTCTATGCATCGCTGCCGCAGATCGGGCTGGCCATCGGCCTGTGCCTGGCCTCGGGCGTGGTGGCGCTGCTGTCGTCGCTGCTCACCGACGAGCAGTTCATGGCGTGGGGCTGGCGCATCGCGTTCCTCATCTCGGGCGTGATGGTGCTGGTGGGCATGTACATCCGCCTGCACGTGCAGGAAACGCCCGAGTTCGCGGCCGTGAAGGCGCGCAACGCGGAGCTGCGCATTCCGTTCATGGACATGATCCGCCGCTACCCCGGCAATGTGCTGAAGGGCATGGGCGCGCGCTACATCGACGGCGTGTTCTTCAACATCTTCGGCGTGTTCTCGATCAACTACCTCACGAGCACGATCAAGATCAGCCGCACCGATGCGCTGCTGGGCGTGATGGCCGCGGCGATCGTGATGATCTTCTTCATCCCCTTCTTCGGCCGGCTCTCCGACAAGATGGGGCGAGGCAAGGTCTACATGTGGGGGTCGCTCATCACCGCGGTGTCGGCCTTCCCCGGCTTCTGGCTCATGACGCACAGCGGGGGCAACGTGCTGCTGGTGTGGCTCGCGATCATCGTGCCCTTCGGCATCCTGTATGCCTCGGTGTACGGGCCCGAAGCTGCGCTGTTCTGTGACCTGTTCGATGCGAAGGTGCGCTACACCGGCATCAGTTTCGTCTACCAGTTCTCTGGCATCTTTGCCTCGGGCATCACGCCGATCATTGCGACTGCGCTGCTGAAATCGGGTGGCGGCGAGCCGTGGCAGATCTGCATGTATGTGCTGTTCGCGGGGGTGGTGTCGGCGCTGTGTGCGTGGCTCATCGGGCGCAGCCCTTCCCCGGCGGATGCGGTCGATGCGCCCGGGGCGGTCGCCTCGCGCTGATCCGGCTCAGGCGGCTGCCGCGGGCTGCGGCGGCGCTGCCGGCGTGAGCCCGTAGCGCGACATCACCGCGACCAGCGCCGCCCGGTCGGGCGGCCCGCCCGCATTGACCACGGCTGCGACCTCCCGGAAGTACGCAGCTCCGATGTCCGGCGTCAGCACGACGAGGGCGCGTGCAGTTTGCGATCCGCCGTTGCGAAAGCCATGCACCGAGCCGCGCGGCGTCGACATCCATTCGCCGGGCTGGAGCTCGCGCGTTTGCGCATCGACCGAATAGGTGACCGAGCCCTCCACGACGTAGAAGAACTCTTCGTTGTCCCGGTGGCTGTGCGGCGGCGGCACGTTGGCGCCTGGCGGCAGGGTGAGCTCGAAGACCCCGAGGCCACCGGTCGCGGTGCCATCGACCAGGTAGCGAATCTCCAGCTGACCCGCCTTGATCACTTCGCTGCTCATGCGCGTCTCCTTCGTTGATGCCCAGGCCGGGACTCTATGGCGTTCCGGGGAAAAGATAAATCCCCTCCATGACCCCAGGCGACGAAGCGGCGCTACGGCTTCAAGCGGTAGCTGAGCTTGCGATTCCCGCTCACGGTGGAGTCCAGGCCGATCCACTCGCCCTCTGCCGAGTACCAGATGTCGATCGGCTGCGCCGGCGTCGCGATGCGCCAGCGCGTGGCCGCGACGGGCTGGCCGCGCACCTCCACCGTGCCGTTGCCCGCGCGGCTCACCTGCACCGCTTCGAGCTTGCCGGTCTGCGCGTTGAGCAGTCGCTCTTGCTTGCGGATGGCGGGGTTCCAGTAGGCGAAGCTCATCACGCAGCCATCGAGCGATTGCGAGCCCTTGGCCGTGGCGACCGTCAGTGCGTTGTCACCGGTTGCGTTGGCATCCACTTTCTCGGGCGTGCCGTCGTCATCGGTCTTCGATGCGAGCTGGCGCAGGCAGTCGCCGCGCCATTGCTCGGTCGCCGAATGGCGGTAGCGATAGACCGTGACGCCCAGCAGCTTGACCGCGAACTGGGCCTCGCTCGTCAGCCTGCGCTCTTCACCGCTGGCCGCAAGTGTGAAGCGATGCTCGCCGATGGGCGAATCGTCGAGCAGCACGCGGAAACTCCATTCGCCGCTGGTGGGGCCGGTGGCCCAAGCAGCGCCGCACCACAACGCGATCAGCACGAAGAGCGGGTTTTTCATGAGGGCTTGCGGTTGTTGT
This region of Variovorax sp. RKNM96 genomic DNA includes:
- a CDS encoding cupin domain-containing protein, translated to MSSEVIKAGQLEIRYLVDGTATGGLGVFELTLPPGANVPPPHSHRDNEEFFYVVEGSVTYSVDAQTRELQPGEWMSTPRGSVHGFRNGGSQTARALVVLTPDIGAAYFREVAAVVNAGGPPDRAALVAVMSRYGLTPAAPPQPAAAA
- a CDS encoding DUF6134 family protein codes for the protein MKNPLFVLIALWCGAAWATGPTSGEWSFRVLLDDSPIGEHRFTLAASGEERRLTSEAQFAVKLLGVTVYRYRHSATEQWRGDCLRQLASKTDDDGTPEKVDANATGDNALTVATAKGSQSLDGCVMSFAYWNPAIRKQERLLNAQTGKLEAVQVSRAGNGTVEVRGQPVAATRWRIATPAQPIDIWYSAEGEWIGLDSTVSGNRKLSYRLKP
- a CDS encoding MFS transporter, producing the protein MSATDEKAIRRVVISALVGATIEWYDFFLYGVVAGIVFSKLYFPGSDPVVSVLLAYTTFAVGFVTRPLGGVIFGHFGDKIGRKSMLIITLMIMGVATFLIGLVPTYAQIGIAAPVLLLLLRVAQGIGLGGEWGGAVLMAYEYAPKDKRGFYASLPQIGLAIGLCLASGVVALLSSLLTDEQFMAWGWRIAFLISGVMVLVGMYIRLHVQETPEFAAVKARNAELRIPFMDMIRRYPGNVLKGMGARYIDGVFFNIFGVFSINYLTSTIKISRTDALLGVMAAAIVMIFFIPFFGRLSDKMGRGKVYMWGSLITAVSAFPGFWLMTHSGGNVLLVWLAIIVPFGILYASVYGPEAALFCDLFDAKVRYTGISFVYQFSGIFASGITPIIATALLKSGGGEPWQICMYVLFAGVVSALCAWLIGRSPSPADAVDAPGAVASR
- a CDS encoding choline dehydrogenase; translation: MRDEEFDYIVVGAGSAGCVLAGRLSEDPATRVLLLEAGPPDRSLWIHLPIGYGKTMWSPTYNWRFETDPDPNMNGRRIYWPRGKTLGGSSAINGLIYIRGQREDYDHWAALGNTGWGYDDVLPYFIKSEGNQRGADAFHGGDGPLKVSDIAAKHELIEAFIDGAQQTGVPRTEDFNGAGQEGAGYYQLTTHRGWRCSTAKAYLTPAKHRSNLRIETDALAGKLVFEGRRAVGITYRQGGELKTARCRAEVLLSAGSIQSPQLLQLSGIGPRALLDRFGIPVVHELAGVGENLQDHLQIRLGYECTKPITTNDQLNSWAGQIGMGMEWLLHRTGPLAVGINQGGCFMRALKDERGNPVAATPDIQFHVATLSADMAGGKVHPYSGFTMSVCQLRPESRGHIRIRSLDAAEPPEMQPNYLATALDRATTVAGVKAARAIADAPAMRPYVKREVKPGPAAASDEDLLEFCRNNGATIFHPTGTCRMGSDPLAVVDARLRVHGIAGLRVIDCSAMPTLVSGNTNAPAVMMAEKAVDLIREDARQ